GAAATAGAGACTGAGGCATGAAACCTACCAGAAGAGTTTAGCCTGAAGATAGAATTGCTTAGCCCGCTTGatcaattttctaaattttagcaAAAGCTAATCCCGTTCCATAAGATGATGATCGTACTCCTTCCTTTTCCAGGGAAAAATTTCTACAATCTTCCGTGAGGTGAGAAGATAATAAAAAGAAGGGAAGCAACTTTAGAGAGATGTGGAAACCCAAACCGTTTTAGAAATcgattattttcttattttaatatgtaatttttttacttttagtattaataagttttaattaaacaaaagtaacatttgtcaaataataagtaaattaaattactgaaagggtaaatttctatttttgactaaaacttatcttttagGTATATACTTACTcgttttaattaaaaacttactaaagttaatattaattattttaatataatatttaaaaagtcaCTAAAAAATTCGATTTGTCACTAAAGGTAATAGAAACCTGTAATAGTAGGTTTCCCTAACATCGTTACCATAACTACTAGTGTTTTGACCCGTGCTATGCACGGgttatatttcaaatcaaaataatattttatatatttatatattgtgttacaaaataataaatatatataataaaatttttaaagaaatgCATGCTTAATATCTTgaaaaaaattgtaatttataATGATTTACATGATAAAAGAATTGTTAACGCATTTAAGGAGAGAGTTAGGTTGGGTGGTAAGGTGAGAAGAGTTTTCtaaaaaaaagtcaatttaTCAATATCCAACAAAACATATTACTATGTTATACCCATATATCAAAACTTgtaatacaaaaaaataaattataaccaatttattttcttccatttttagaaaaaaaaaaagatctttcTCCTATCTTGTGCCCCTAAATTTGTTGAATGTATTTCGATTAACATTTTTCATAAACTTTAACGTatattttaaagaaaattcTCCGTACTATGTGTTTTTAGTGttcttaaaattattaaaaatcactatcatttctctcttttcttatACGCCAGTTAGTCATCAGATGCCTCCTACGACTTTTATACCTTCTACCATGGTACCACCctttctattattattatttttttgtcatCTCTGTCATATCCCTGCAATCCCTGTAATCCATATTTCTTCTTCAACCTTTCCTGCTACTTTTTAACAcctcaccattttcttccctcGCTCCTCCCCCTATACCTAACATATAAATTCATATTCCTACGATTCAATATATTTAACTTTACCTAtcataataaaaatataaaattaaaaattaattacaATGGTTGCAATTATTAGTATCTAAAAATGGAAACGAAAAACTGACAATATCTATAATATCCTCAAGTACTACAAtcaattcatatatatatatatatatatatatattttaacaTAGCAAATACATATTTATATATGAAGACAGTAATAAGAATACATAAAATAACTAATGATATCAAAAGTTATCATTAGTGTTTGGGTTTTACACTCTTATTCAAATCTAATGTTAAATTACAAATTAAGTAGTATTTTAAGGTTGAATGTTCTACATCTTTCTCTTAAACTATAATAttacttttttaaaattttttggtagAACTGGTgttgttattatcattattttttatcaaaaatgaatatttcaaaAGGCCAGTGgtactttgttttttatttagtgatttcataatttagatttcatgaatggtaccattcttgattttttaaatccacgacattatttcctttttgttttctatttaattttgccCTTTTACTTAGGAATGCTaagtttaaagaaaaaatattatcatttacttttttacttttactaagtttggcaatattttatttttatttaccCTCCCACTAATAaacttcaaaccaaattcctaTATAAGCGGAGCTACTACTTTTTTAAATTAGAAAGGCATGGGAGCCACTTCTTACTTaagaaaatgttatttgcactcaattttttattatttgcaattccatcatttattttatcatatagtctaaTTATTGAAACTTATATGATCAAAATGATTATTGGAGTGTGAATAACAAAAATTGAGTGTAAATAatcttacttatttaaattaataagaAAGCATGAATGGATGTTATATTTGTTATCTTTTCTTATGGTCTTATGGAAGTTTTAATTGTTGTAAAATTATAAATAACACAAGGCAATCGAAAACGTGATGGGTTGAAGGTCAACACCCCCTTAACTTTATATTTAGCTGCACTTTACCCTtcaactttacatttagttgtacatttgtgatttttttgaaacgtgattgtaatttgcaaaaCTCATTTGTAGGGGTGGTTATAGGGTTAGTTTGgggataaatattttttaattataaaaatgtaacattgtattaaaatagcatacaaataagcatttgtctttaattatggagtaaaaaggatttaaagtataaataacaaagtATAAACAGTTTATGAAGTAGATAGTGgaaatgttttaaattttaaatttgattggtgataggGTTAGTTATAACCCactttatgtattaaaataaatacaaaaatctagaaaaaagaatgagaagtttagaaGCCATTTAGAGGGTCTCTGATAAAAACCCCTTCctcaatacatatagatatagataggCACTACAGCACTGTCCATGAAAAAAAATGTGGCAACTGAAAAACAAAGTAAAAATAACTGAAAATAGAGTCAATAATGATAATGTTTGCTAATAGTAGCCATATATACTCCTAACCAATATATCGTCAATATAAAGATGATCTATATTGCTTCAAGAATCTTGGGAGCCACGCGAATCTTGAGGCATCGAAGGACTTTCAAAGCCATGCGAGGAGAGTTTGTCCAAGTCAAGGTAAGGATCCACAGAATTTGTATTACCATAATCAGTGAAGTCCATCGGTAAATCCAAATTATCTTGTACAAGCTCGTAAATCCAAGCTGGATTGACAGGAGGTATTGGAAGGAACGAAGATGGATGCATAAAACTGCTGATAGGTTTGGCCCCGTGATGATAGTAGTGCGGTGGAAAATTACTGATGTATTTGGCAATGTCTGGGTTTGTTGCAGGTTCGATGGATAGTGGTTGAATGCCCGCAAGCATTGGAAATTGCTCTGATGGCGGATATTGATAAAAAGATTCCAAATGAGGATAGGTGTAGTTAGCTTGGTAAGTGTAAGGGCAGCCACTTTGTTCATTGCTACCGGGAGGAGGATCAAATAAACTGCCCTTTTCTTCTCCAAGTTCATCATCAGGATTTCCATCATTGCTTTGATTAAATGAACCAGGATTTTCATCATTCCTTTGCCGAGCTTTGAAAGATTTGTGATTCTTTTTATAAATCTTGCACAGGACATAATCATCAAGCTACAAGAATAACACGTTAGATCCAAAGAATAAACAATAGTATCAATGAAGAACAATTACGTAcgacatatatatataacattaGAAAAGGAAGGTTAATAAGTACTTACTCAAGGAAAAGATTAAGAATTATGTAAATGTTACCTACCCTCATGTCATTTGCACTCTTGCTTTTATGATGTCCTAAAACCCTGTATTCGTGCATAATCCAACTTGTCTTCACACCTTTGGGAGGTCTGCCTTCATAAAAAACCAATGTCTTCCTAACACCAACAGTGACACCATTGCAGTGGATATTCTTGTCTGCCCCAGTGGCCTTCCAATAACCGGTACCGGCAGCCCGATTTGGGCGACTACCGTTCAAATACTTTTTATCCCTCGGTGTGAAAAAGAACCATTGATTATCGCCCATGCTTGGATATCTCCCTAAAATAGAGAAGATAAAACAAGAaagatttttaaaaaagaaaattgcggTAGAAAATCTTCCTATCATACACAATTGGTAGCATAAAAAGGTCCACATGGAAGagaaatctgtatttttcttaGTGTGGTATACAAGTAAAGTGCATGATCACTCtcgcaaaacaaaaaaaaaaaaaaaatcaggtaATTAAGTGTGTAACTGTCAGggataaaatttcaaacacctaaaagaaaaaaggaaaaatcttcaCTTTTCTTGTCAGTGAAATAATTTAGAAGACAACATCTAAAACTAAACGTGAATGTAGTAAGCTCTTAACACGGTCAGAAACCTCAGAAGCAAACAAGGATTGTGACCTAAAGTGGAAAAGAGAAAGGGATTAAGATATATAGTAAAGCACGTAAATAGACTAAAAAGGGGACTAAATAAATCTGCCGGAGAACTAATGGTCCACAACTTCCCTAGTACTCTCTCGGGTATAATAACAAAATAGTAATGCATGTTTGCAAGAATTCAAAACTTTGATAGGAGGGAATTAAACGCatgtatttatttattgaacAGGAATAGTAGTTAATGCGAATACAACGTCGCTAGACCAGATACAGCAGCAAACATGCCAGTGATAAACAAGGCCTACGAACAAGTAAAGTTGGACACATGTATAAATAAGCACTAATAATTATCCACTGTAAAAACTTAATTAAAACagaaaccctaaaacccttAAAGTAAAACCCCTAAAACCCCATGCCAGATATCATCACAAAAGTAAGTGCATGTCAATCGAATGAACTTCGATTTAGACCAACCTGATGCATGCATAACAATCAGGGTTATGGCGAAATCAATTATATAGTAAAAAAGCGTACTtgaggaaaaatagaaaaattattaaaaaagaacgaaaaagaaaaacctgATATTGTATCAGGGTTCTGGCGATAAAGATTAACTTCTCTAATCTGATTCCTGGGTAAAAGCTCGCCCAGAATCTTTTTCTTCAGGTAACAAACAATGAGTTCACTATCCATCGGACAGAAGCGATACCCCGGTGGAAAAGTATCAAAGTAGTCCTTGTCACGATCTATAGCGTCGTTGTTGTAAGCATCATCATCGTCCTTGACGACATTGTGGTTTTTGTTACCATTGTCCACGAGTCTTGAATCACTAGGGCTGGACAATGTCGTGCTAGTGTTGTTCAGTCCAGACAAGACATTTTCATGGTCTTTCCTCAGATGATGGGCGCAGGCATGGGCACCGGGACTGGTAATAACGTTAACAGCAGTCGACGTATCGGCTGAGGCCTCTATTT
This portion of the Coffea eugenioides isolate CCC68of chromosome 11, Ceug_1.0, whole genome shotgun sequence genome encodes:
- the LOC113752673 gene encoding NAC transcription factor 25-like; the protein is MASGHESFPQIEASADTSTAVNVITSPGAHACAHHLRKDHENVLSGLNNTSTTLSSPSDSRLVDNGNKNHNVVKDDDDAYNNDAIDRDKDYFDTFPPGYRFCPMDSELIVCYLKKKILGELLPRNQIREVNLYRQNPDTISGRYPSMGDNQWFFFTPRDKKYLNGSRPNRAAGTGYWKATGADKNIHCNGVTVGVRKTLVFYEGRPPKGVKTSWIMHEYRVLGHHKSKSANDMRLDDYVLCKIYKKNHKSFKARQRNDENPGSFNQSNDGNPDDELGEEKGSLFDPPPGSNEQSGCPYTYQANYTYPHLESFYQYPPSEQFPMLAGIQPLSIEPATNPDIAKYISNFPPHYYHHGAKPISSFMHPSSFLPIPPVNPAWIYELVQDNLDLPMDFTDYGNTNSVDPYLDLDKLSSHGFESPSMPQDSRGSQDS